One region of Microbacterium sufflavum genomic DNA includes:
- a CDS encoding ABC transporter permease, whose protein sequence is MSTHFAADTATLTGRSMRHIFRSPDTIITTAVTPIALMLLFVYVFGGALQQSTGTDNYVNYLLPGILLIAIASGIAYTAFRLFTDMQSGIFERFHSMPIARSSVLWAHVLTSLTANAITLAIIFGVGFLMGFRTGASVWAWLGVIGILMLFTLALTWLAIIAGLNAKTVDGASAFSYPLIFLPFISSAFVPTDTMPAPVQWFADNQPVTSIVNTIQALFAERPVGDDIWIALAWCVGILVVAYVFAIISYRKKVS, encoded by the coding sequence ATGAGCACGCACTTCGCCGCCGACACGGCGACCCTCACCGGGCGCTCCATGCGGCACATCTTCCGCAGTCCCGACACGATCATCACCACCGCGGTCACCCCGATCGCGCTGATGCTCCTGTTCGTGTACGTCTTCGGCGGCGCGCTCCAGCAGAGCACCGGCACCGACAACTACGTGAACTACCTGCTGCCGGGCATCCTGCTCATCGCGATCGCGTCGGGCATCGCCTACACCGCGTTCCGCCTGTTCACCGACATGCAGAGCGGCATCTTCGAGCGGTTCCACTCCATGCCGATCGCCCGATCGAGCGTGCTGTGGGCTCACGTGCTGACGTCGCTCACGGCGAACGCGATCACCCTCGCGATCATCTTCGGCGTCGGCTTCCTGATGGGCTTCCGCACCGGGGCGAGCGTGTGGGCCTGGCTCGGAGTGATCGGCATCCTGATGCTGTTCACCCTCGCGCTGACGTGGCTGGCGATCATCGCCGGCCTGAACGCCAAGACGGTCGACGGGGCGAGCGCGTTCTCGTATCCGCTGATCTTCCTGCCGTTCATCAGCTCGGCGTTCGTGCCGACCGACACCATGCCCGCACCCGTGCAGTGGTTCGCCGACAACCAGCCGGTCACCTCGATCGTCAACACCATCCAGGCGCTGTTCGCCGAGCGGCCCGTCGGCGATGACATCTGGATCGCCCTCGCCTGGTGCGTCGGCATCCTCGTGGTCGCCTACGTGTTCGCGATCATCTCCTACCGGAAGAAGGTCAGCTGA
- a CDS encoding ABC transporter ATP-binding protein: MTNTALSVRGIEKSYKDLHVLRGVDFEVERGSIFALLGSNGAGKTTMVRILSTLLKADAGTATVQGVDVAANPLGVREKISLTGQFAAVDEILTGRENLVLVAKLRHLSDPGGVADRLLATFRLTDAGGRKVGTYSGGMRRRLDIAMSLVGDPEVIYLDEPTTGLDPEARIEVWDVVKQLAHSGTTVLLTTQYLDEAEQLADRIAILHEGRIIANDTLAGLKQLLPPAQVEYVEKQPTLEEIFLTLIGPSRKDAA, from the coding sequence ATGACGAACACCGCCCTCTCGGTGCGAGGCATCGAGAAGTCCTACAAAGACCTGCACGTGCTGCGCGGCGTCGACTTCGAGGTGGAGCGGGGATCGATCTTCGCCCTCCTCGGGTCGAACGGTGCCGGCAAGACCACGATGGTGCGGATCCTCTCCACGCTGCTGAAGGCCGACGCCGGCACGGCGACCGTGCAGGGCGTCGACGTCGCCGCGAACCCCCTCGGCGTCCGCGAGAAGATCAGCCTCACCGGGCAGTTCGCCGCGGTCGACGAGATCCTCACCGGGCGCGAGAACCTCGTGCTGGTCGCGAAGCTGCGGCACCTGTCCGACCCGGGCGGGGTCGCCGACCGCCTGCTGGCCACCTTCCGCCTGACGGACGCCGGTGGCCGCAAGGTCGGCACCTACTCGGGCGGCATGCGGCGGCGGCTCGACATCGCGATGAGCCTGGTCGGCGACCCCGAGGTGATCTACCTCGACGAGCCGACCACGGGCCTCGACCCCGAGGCGCGCATCGAGGTGTGGGACGTCGTGAAGCAGCTCGCGCACAGCGGCACCACGGTGCTGCTCACCACGCAGTACCTCGACGAGGCGGAGCAGCTGGCCGACCGGATCGCGATCCTGCACGAGGGCCGCATCATCGCGAACGACACCCTCGCCGGGCTGAAGCAGCTGCTCCCGCCCGCGCAGGTCGAGTACGTCGAGAAGCAGCCCACCCTCGAGGAGATCTTCCTCACCCTGATCGGACCCTCACGAAAGGACGCAGCATGA
- a CDS encoding DUF1048 domain-containing protein, which yields MAAKWIEALTGSLEQKKQYKQAKARIEALPEPYRTVANAQHRYTMYYGGITDGDTLVQIFLDLADLWERAAIDGTPIDDIIGADPVEFAETYAEAYGGTQWVDKERARLTKAVEDAKKKEQS from the coding sequence ATGGCCGCCAAGTGGATCGAAGCGCTCACCGGATCGCTCGAGCAGAAGAAGCAGTACAAGCAGGCGAAGGCGCGGATCGAGGCTCTGCCCGAGCCGTACCGCACGGTCGCCAACGCCCAGCACCGCTACACGATGTACTACGGGGGGATCACCGACGGCGACACGCTCGTGCAGATCTTCCTCGACCTCGCCGACCTGTGGGAGCGCGCCGCGATCGACGGCACCCCGATCGACGACATCATCGGCGCCGACCCGGTCGAGTTCGCCGAGACCTACGCCGAGGCCTACGGGGGCACCCAGTGGGTCGACAAGGAGCGCGCTCGGCTGACCAAAGCCGTCGAGGACGCGAAGAAGAAGGAGCAGTCATGA
- a CDS encoding PadR family transcriptional regulator, with product MGKQMTEMLKGTLEGIVLALLAEQPAYGYEITTRLRDHGFTDTAEGTVYALLVRIEQKKLVDVEKVPSEKGPPRKVYTLNAAGRQELEEFWTTWNFLTTHIERLNTTHTNTPSEEN from the coding sequence ATGGGCAAGCAGATGACCGAGATGCTCAAGGGCACCCTGGAGGGCATCGTGCTGGCCCTCCTCGCCGAGCAGCCGGCCTACGGCTACGAGATCACCACGCGCCTGCGCGACCACGGCTTCACCGACACCGCCGAGGGCACCGTCTACGCCCTGCTGGTGCGCATCGAGCAGAAGAAGCTCGTCGACGTCGAGAAGGTGCCGAGCGAAAAGGGCCCGCCCCGCAAGGTGTACACCCTGAACGCCGCGGGCCGGCAGGAGCTGGAGGAGTTCTGGACCACCTGGAACTTCCTCACGACACACATCGAACGACTGAACACCACTCACACGAACACCCCCAGCGAGGAGAACTGA
- a CDS encoding LuxR C-terminal-related transcriptional regulator, with protein MRIVIAEDDTLLREGLALLLRSEGFDVIGAVPDAEGFLALLDDADAAVLDVRMPPTFTSEGLKAAAEARARRPGFPVLVLSAYVEDRYAGELLAAGADGLGYLLKERVGKVAAFVDALRRVAAGGTVMDPEVISQLLSRRRADDPVQTLTPREREVLGLMAEGLDNTTIAERLFVTETAVSKHIGNIFAKLGLSSSDSGHRRVLAVLAYLRS; from the coding sequence GTGCGGATCGTGATCGCGGAGGACGACACCCTGCTGCGGGAGGGGCTGGCACTGCTGCTGCGCAGCGAGGGCTTCGACGTGATCGGTGCCGTGCCCGACGCCGAGGGCTTCCTCGCGCTGCTCGACGATGCCGATGCGGCGGTGCTCGATGTGCGGATGCCGCCCACCTTCACGAGCGAGGGCCTCAAGGCGGCCGCCGAGGCGCGGGCCCGTCGTCCCGGCTTCCCGGTGCTGGTGCTGTCCGCCTACGTGGAGGATCGCTACGCGGGGGAACTGCTCGCCGCGGGAGCCGACGGTCTGGGCTACCTGCTGAAGGAGCGGGTGGGCAAGGTCGCGGCGTTCGTCGACGCCCTGCGCCGCGTGGCCGCCGGGGGCACCGTGATGGACCCCGAGGTGATCTCGCAGCTGCTCAGCCGCCGTCGCGCCGACGACCCCGTGCAGACCCTCACCCCGCGCGAGCGCGAGGTGCTGGGCCTCATGGCCGAGGGGCTCGACAACACCACGATCGCCGAGCGGCTGTTCGTCACGGAGACCGCCGTGAGCAAGCACATCGGCAACATCTTCGCCAAGCTCGGCCTCTCGTCGAGCGACAGCGGGCATCGCCGCGTCCTCGCCGTGCTCGCCTACCTGCGCAGCTGA
- a CDS encoding sensor histidine kinase: protein MKDGWGRRWLRDAGYLGVELGASVVSLGLFCVILVLLPLMLITGGVLLMPQAVQVLHRWSDVNRRRIGRRRGEELPPLARTLPRGSTIDERLRFAFSRATARDALWLTVHAFPVMWLSLLTLALPVSAVNTLAVTWYWQFAPADDPVGSPYPVTSWELAWTMPLVALGYAIAAAFLVPAVARLVAFVSAKLLATPARSRLAARVDALTLSRAAALDAHAAELRRIERDLHDGAQNRLVNVVMMLGIAERAQETGGDVGEPLRRAQDAAADALAGLRRTVHDIYPPILDELGLEGALASLAGRSVVPCALETAGVGRVPAAVESASYFVVAEALTNVNKYATATRATVRVEREGELLLIAVEDDGVGGAVERPGGGLAGIRRRIEAFEGTLDVTSPAGGPTVLRTELPCGS, encoded by the coding sequence GTGAAGGACGGATGGGGGCGCCGGTGGCTGCGCGACGCCGGGTATCTGGGGGTCGAGCTCGGGGCGTCGGTCGTCTCCCTCGGGCTGTTCTGCGTGATCCTGGTGCTGTTGCCGCTCATGCTCATCACGGGCGGCGTGCTGCTGATGCCGCAGGCCGTGCAGGTGCTGCACCGGTGGAGCGACGTGAACCGGCGGCGCATCGGGCGGCGGCGGGGTGAGGAGCTTCCGCCGCTCGCGCGCACGCTGCCGCGCGGCTCGACGATCGATGAGCGGCTGCGCTTCGCCTTCTCGCGCGCCACGGCCCGCGACGCCCTGTGGCTCACGGTGCACGCGTTCCCCGTGATGTGGCTGTCGCTGCTCACGCTCGCGCTTCCCGTCTCGGCCGTGAACACCCTCGCCGTCACGTGGTACTGGCAGTTCGCGCCGGCCGACGACCCGGTGGGCTCGCCATATCCGGTCACGTCGTGGGAGCTCGCGTGGACGATGCCGCTGGTGGCCCTCGGCTACGCGATCGCCGCGGCGTTCCTGGTGCCGGCGGTCGCCCGCCTGGTCGCGTTCGTGTCGGCGAAGCTGCTGGCGACGCCCGCGCGGTCACGGCTGGCGGCCAGGGTGGACGCGCTGACGCTGAGCCGGGCGGCGGCGCTCGACGCGCACGCGGCCGAGCTGCGCCGCATCGAGCGCGACCTGCACGACGGGGCGCAGAACCGGCTGGTGAACGTGGTGATGATGCTGGGGATCGCGGAGCGTGCGCAGGAGACGGGCGGCGACGTCGGAGAACCGCTGCGGCGGGCGCAGGATGCCGCGGCCGACGCCCTCGCCGGTCTGCGGCGCACGGTGCACGACATCTATCCGCCGATCCTCGACGAGCTGGGCCTGGAGGGCGCGCTCGCGTCGCTCGCCGGGCGCAGCGTCGTGCCGTGCGCGCTGGAGACCGCCGGGGTGGGCCGGGTGCCGGCGGCGGTGGAGTCGGCGAGCTACTTCGTCGTGGCGGAGGCGCTGACCAACGTGAACAAGTACGCCACGGCGACGCGCGCCACGGTGCGGGTCGAGCGGGAGGGCGAGCTGCTGTTGATCGCGGTGGAGGACGACGGCGTCGGCGGGGCGGTCGAGCGGCCGGGTGGGGGTCTCGCCGGGATTCGTCGCCGGATCGAGGCCTTCGAGGGCACGCTCGACGTGACGAGCCCGGCCGGCGGGCCGACCGTGCTGAGGACGGAGCTGCCGTGCGGATCGTGA
- a CDS encoding ABC transporter ATP-binding protein produces the protein MTTTPPAPLVEAAPTEALRLSGLVKTYGSGAARVTALRGVNLAIAKGSFTAIMGPSGSGKSTLLHSAAGLDRPTSGTVHLGGTEISALKARQLTTFRRDHVGFVFQAYNLLPALTVEDNITLPLRLGGRAIDHRWLETLLDAVGLADRRHRRPAELSGGQQQRVAIARALITRPHVVFGDEPTGALDSRTGAQVLDLLAHTARELHQTVVVVTHDPVVASHADRVVFLADGAFAGHLDGATAQEITARMSTLGEW, from the coding sequence ATGACCACCACACCCCCTGCGCCGCTCGTCGAGGCGGCACCGACCGAGGCGCTCCGCCTCTCCGGACTCGTCAAGACGTACGGCTCCGGCGCCGCGCGCGTCACCGCTCTCCGCGGCGTGAACCTGGCCATCGCGAAGGGCTCCTTCACGGCGATCATGGGGCCGTCCGGCTCGGGCAAGAGCACGCTGCTGCACAGTGCAGCGGGGCTCGATCGTCCGACCAGCGGCACCGTCCACCTCGGCGGCACCGAGATCTCCGCCCTGAAGGCGCGCCAGCTCACGACGTTCCGCCGCGACCACGTCGGCTTCGTGTTCCAGGCGTACAACCTGCTGCCCGCGCTGACCGTGGAGGACAACATCACCCTCCCGCTGCGGCTGGGCGGACGCGCCATCGACCACCGGTGGCTCGAGACACTGCTCGACGCGGTGGGGCTCGCGGACCGACGCCACCGCCGACCCGCCGAGCTCTCCGGCGGCCAGCAGCAGCGGGTGGCCATCGCCCGCGCGCTCATCACCCGCCCGCACGTGGTGTTCGGCGACGAGCCGACCGGCGCGCTCGACTCGCGCACGGGTGCCCAGGTGCTCGACCTGCTCGCCCACACCGCGCGGGAACTGCACCAGACCGTGGTCGTCGTCACGCACGACCCCGTCGTCGCCTCGCACGCGGACCGGGTGGTCTTCCTCGCCGACGGCGCGTTCGCGGGACACCTCGACGGCGCCACCGCGCAGGAGATCACCGCCCGCATGAGCACGCTCGGGGAGTGGTGA
- a CDS encoding FtsX-like permease family protein yields MAAASLGLGRLVRADLRHHRRSLAGVFVAIFVASALVTGLGVLVESGIRGGLAPQRYTAAEVVVGAVQQVDVPEDLPVALRERAPLPADAAREIAELPGVEAVVADVTVPLAASGAPDATAVVEAHPWAATALTGFTLSDGREPAEAEEVVVTADSGHAVGDTLSLAHGGEPADYRVVGVVTAPAPPERGAAVFLTGDRIAELDPHGGAPQVLGVFVEGKDAEAVATAIGEALPGVVARTGDARGDVEFLDSGAARTMLVAIGSAFVGTCILVALFIVAGTLSLSVQARRREYALLRAVGATPQQVHALIAREVLAVAAVAAVLGLAPGYLLSTVLQTAFVAGGVIPGDFALAVSPIPAAGALLLVLGAAWGAARIAARRPARLDPIEALRESSTGPGPIGLPRIIAGIVFAAAGVSVSTVPLVVRGDAAVGASAGAALMLIVALGLLGPWLVAVCVRLVGPLLRRLSAAGFLAAANTAAGSRRLAAAILPIALGIGLGLVQIGGPAIVADEAAQQARDGVTAELRVSAPAGLSPATVEALREAPGVTGASGVALSAAVIDSRDIEGQLERTEYVLQGVDPATVDGLLDLQVQEGALAALDGGRAIAVSVDTAHTLGVGLGDTVTGTMGDGTALDATVVAVYERGLGFGALTMDAAHVRAHTSAGLDAFALVSVEGDAAQTADALAAGGLLVAPASGQKASGADAVSQQGWVNLVALLVILGYIAIAVVNTLVMATGERSRELALLQLVGATRGQVRATMRVEAILVAAISMVFGVLVAIPPLMGMSYGISGQPVPAMPVLGSLAIIGGMGALALVALRVATGAALRRRPIEEIGSRE; encoded by the coding sequence ATGGCCGCCGCGTCGCTCGGCCTCGGACGGCTCGTCCGCGCCGACCTGCGCCACCACCGGCGCAGCCTCGCCGGAGTGTTCGTGGCGATCTTCGTCGCGAGCGCCCTGGTCACCGGGCTCGGCGTGCTCGTGGAGTCGGGCATCCGCGGCGGCCTCGCCCCGCAGCGCTACACGGCAGCCGAGGTCGTGGTGGGCGCCGTGCAGCAGGTCGACGTGCCGGAGGACCTGCCCGTGGCACTGCGCGAGCGTGCGCCGCTGCCCGCCGACGCCGCCCGCGAGATCGCGGAGCTGCCCGGGGTCGAGGCCGTGGTCGCCGACGTGACCGTACCCCTCGCGGCCTCCGGAGCCCCGGATGCGACGGCGGTCGTGGAGGCGCACCCCTGGGCGGCGACGGCGCTCACGGGCTTCACGCTCAGCGACGGCCGCGAGCCCGCCGAGGCTGAGGAGGTCGTGGTCACCGCGGACTCCGGGCACGCGGTGGGCGACACCCTCTCGCTCGCGCACGGCGGTGAGCCGGCGGACTACCGCGTCGTGGGCGTGGTGACCGCGCCCGCGCCGCCCGAGCGCGGGGCGGCCGTGTTCCTCACGGGCGACCGCATCGCCGAGCTCGACCCGCACGGCGGCGCCCCGCAGGTGCTCGGCGTGTTCGTGGAGGGCAAGGACGCGGAGGCCGTGGCGACCGCCATCGGCGAGGCCCTGCCCGGGGTGGTCGCCCGCACCGGCGACGCCCGCGGCGACGTGGAGTTCCTCGACTCCGGCGCCGCCCGCACGATGCTCGTCGCGATCGGCAGCGCCTTCGTCGGCACGTGCATCCTCGTGGCGCTGTTCATCGTGGCGGGCACGCTGTCGCTGTCGGTGCAGGCGCGACGGCGGGAGTATGCGCTGCTCCGGGCGGTGGGCGCGACACCGCAGCAGGTGCACGCGCTGATCGCCCGCGAGGTGCTCGCGGTCGCCGCGGTCGCCGCGGTGCTCGGCCTGGCTCCGGGCTACCTGCTCTCGACGGTGCTGCAGACCGCGTTCGTGGCCGGAGGGGTGATCCCGGGCGACTTTGCGCTCGCCGTGAGCCCGATCCCCGCGGCCGGTGCTCTGCTGCTGGTGCTCGGCGCGGCGTGGGGTGCGGCGCGGATCGCGGCTCGGCGCCCCGCGCGCCTTGACCCCATCGAGGCGCTGCGCGAGTCGTCGACCGGGCCGGGCCCCATCGGCCTGCCGCGCATCATCGCCGGGATCGTGTTCGCCGCCGCCGGGGTCTCGGTCTCGACCGTGCCGCTGGTGGTGCGCGGGGATGCGGCCGTCGGCGCCTCGGCGGGTGCCGCCCTGATGCTGATCGTCGCGCTGGGGCTGCTCGGCCCGTGGCTGGTCGCGGTCTGCGTGCGGCTGGTCGGCCCGCTGCTGCGTCGGCTCTCGGCGGCGGGCTTCCTCGCCGCCGCCAACACGGCGGCGGGCAGTCGACGGCTGGCGGCCGCGATCCTCCCCATCGCGCTCGGCATCGGGCTGGGACTGGTGCAGATCGGCGGACCGGCGATCGTCGCGGACGAGGCGGCGCAGCAGGCCCGCGACGGCGTCACCGCGGAACTGCGGGTGTCCGCGCCCGCGGGACTCTCGCCCGCGACGGTCGAGGCGCTGCGGGAGGCACCGGGGGTGACCGGGGCCTCGGGCGTGGCGCTCAGCGCGGCCGTGATCGACTCGCGCGACATCGAGGGCCAGCTCGAGCGCACCGAGTACGTGCTGCAGGGCGTCGACCCCGCGACCGTGGACGGGCTGCTCGACCTGCAGGTGCAGGAGGGGGCGCTGGCGGCACTCGACGGCGGCCGTGCCATCGCCGTGAGCGTCGACACCGCACACACCCTCGGGGTCGGCCTGGGCGACACGGTCACCGGGACGATGGGCGACGGCACGGCGCTGGACGCCACCGTCGTCGCGGTCTACGAGCGGGGCCTCGGCTTCGGCGCCCTCACCATGGACGCCGCGCACGTGCGCGCCCACACCTCCGCGGGGCTCGACGCGTTCGCCCTCGTGTCCGTGGAGGGCGACGCGGCACAGACGGCCGATGCCCTCGCGGCGGGCGGGCTGCTCGTCGCACCCGCGTCCGGGCAGAAGGCCAGCGGGGCGGATGCCGTCTCGCAGCAGGGCTGGGTGAACCTCGTCGCGCTGCTGGTGATCCTCGGGTACATCGCGATCGCCGTGGTGAACACCCTCGTGATGGCGACCGGTGAGCGCTCGCGCGAGCTGGCGCTGCTGCAGCTGGTCGGGGCGACCCGCGGCCAGGTGCGCGCCACCATGCGAGTCGAGGCGATCCTCGTCGCCGCGATCTCGATGGTGTTCGGCGTGCTCGTGGCGATCCCGCCGCTGATGGGGATGAGCTACGGCATCTCCGGACAGCCGGTCCCCGCGATGCCGGTCCTCGGCTCGCTCGCGATCATCGGCGGCATGGGGGCGCTGGCGCTGGTCGCCCTCCGCGTCGCGACGGGCGCGGCGCTGCGGCGTCGGCCGATCGAGGAGATCGGTTCGCGCGAGTAG